One window from the genome of Salvia miltiorrhiza cultivar Shanhuang (shh) chromosome 7, IMPLAD_Smil_shh, whole genome shotgun sequence encodes:
- the LOC130991589 gene encoding uncharacterized protein LOC130991589, with the protein MRIDDSDVARELILKAIKLGAIDLTIDVMTRPEFVLPDEVLESQTLTRLSVCDASVEFERRNKPLTSSNLKSLTLDCTLTKGDFSYLSRIFPLLEELKMQSVHLNTEDSLSKSELWLQFPCLKKLVIWNCYFAKAKVKFDVPNIRKFVFVGDDVSRLELKTSSREWESYIHIICWDFIGSASWLRSLKQFVKVLSPSRVSLALHLYCRQLRVEDGFVGDDLAIPAVEDLTISGLEVSPEFLNALLRSFRPNFVDIQRRHERGIERCMSKLFTAMFLEI; encoded by the coding sequence ATGCGTATAGACGATTCTGATGTGGCTAGAGAATTGATTTTGAAAGCGATCAAATTGGGGGCTATTGATCTCACAATTGATGTTATGACCCGGCCAGAGTTTGTTTTACCAGATGAGGTGCTTGAATCCCAAACCCTAACACGATTATCTGTGTGTGATGCCTCAGTTGAATTCGAGAGAAGGAATAAACCGCTAACCTCTTCCAACCTTAAATCACTCACTCTAGACTGCACTCTAACTAAGGGTGattttagttatttgagtcgCATATTCCCATTACTTGAGGAATTAAAAATGCAATCAGTGCATTTGAATACCGAAGACAGCTTATCCAAATCTGAGTTGTGGCTTCAATTTCCTTGCCTCAAGAAATTGGTGATTTGGAATTGCTACTTTGCTAAAGCTAAAGTAAAGTTTGATGTTCCAAATATTCGGAAATTCGTGTTCGTGGGTGATGATGTGTCGCGCCTTGAGTTGAAAACAAGTAGTAGGGAATGGGAGTCGTATATACACATAATTTGCTGGGATTTTATAGGTAGCGCGTCGTGGCTGCGATCGTTGAAGCAGTTTGTGAAAGTGTTGAGCCCATCCCGAGTTTCTCTGGCTCTACATCTCTACTGCCGGCAATTACGTGTGGAAGATGGATTTGTTGGAGATGATTTAGCTATACCTGCAGTGGAGGATTTGACGATAAGCGGTTTGGAAGTGTCGCCGGAATTTCTGAATGCTTTGCTTCGGAGTTTTCGCCCCAACTTCGTTGACATTCAAAGAAGACATGAGAGAGGTATAGAGAGATGTATGTCAAAATTATTTACTGCAATGTTCTTggaaatataa
- the LOC130993039 gene encoding F-box/LRR-repeat protein At3g59250-like: MEKCKRIQIRLPEAIIQQIQSFLSEEEAARTTLISKSWYNAWQTRPVLVLRNLDWRSSAAEFSEFAVKTMRRLIVDAMKLGATDLNLEFKPTTFVLPAEVLGSESLLRLSVFGCEIDGNFKCSMLKSLSLDLVLLKSDDMLGIITSCCKSIEELSLSNSKASLSNPRRTLSSMNLHELHKLKRLYLEELNVDYCFFYDLLESRFPCLDDMSLVGCFFWLNGMKP, from the exons ATGGAAAAGTGCAAGCGAATCCAAATCCGGTTGCCGGAAGCCATAATTCAGCAGATACAGTCTTTCTTGAGTGAAGAAGAAGCTGCTCGAACTACTCTAATCTCCAAATCATGGTACAACGCCTGGCAAACTCGCCCCGTGCTCGTGCTCAGAAATCTCGATTGGAGATCATCGGCGGCCGAGTTCTCGGAATTTGCAGTGAAGACCATGCGAAG ATTGATCGTGGATGCCATGAAATTGGGAGCTACTGATCTCAATCTCGAATTCAAACCCACCACATTCGTTCTGCCGGCGGAGGTGCTCGGATCTGAATCCCTCCTCCGATTATCTGTATTTGGGTGTGAAATTGATGGAAACTTCAAGTGCTCGATGCTCAAATCACTCAGCTTAGACCTTGTGCTTTTGAAAAGCGATGATATGCTTGGAATTATAACTTCATGCTGCAAATCCATCGAGGAGCTGTCGCTTTCAAATTCAAAGGCGTCGCTTTCAAATCCTAGAAGGACATTGAGTAGTATGAATCTGCACGAACTTCATAAGCTTAAGCGGTTGTATCTTGAGGAGTTGAATGTTGATTACTGCTTCTTCTACGACTTATTGGAATCTCGGTTCCCTTGCTTGGATGATATGAGCCTTGTTGGCTGCTTCTTCTGG CTGAATGGGATGAAGCCATGA